Proteins encoded by one window of Mastacembelus armatus chromosome 23, fMasArm1.2, whole genome shotgun sequence:
- the gramd4a gene encoding GRAM domain-containing protein 4 isoform X3, whose translation MEHLHEREEEELRKLREETNVDSLRQELERERSKRIDLEQKMNEVLKSRLEDSPPQPPRKQQSPANNGTADKQQKEVWSSRLQKWLYERFGVYIEDFRFQPEESTVEAEEPLSAKRLTENMRRLKRGARPVTNFLRNLSALSNWHSVYTSAIAFIIYMNAAWHGWAIPMLLFLAILRLSLNYLIARGWRIQWSIVPEVSEPMEPPKEDLTVSEKFQLVLDVAQKAQNLFGKMADVLEKIKNLFMWVQPESTRKLYICLWVAFITSCVLPYKLMGFMIGLYAGIKFFIIDFLFKSCPKLRDKYDTPYIVWKSLPTDPQLKERTNAIMSRRVQPVVSRSSLATVPCGVSREEETGRSHSTKKGAFHEIFNLPESERPLAVCENGWRCCLINRDRKMPTDYIRNGVLYVTENYLCFESSSSRSSSSKKNKVIKLVDITDIQKYKVLSVLPGSGMGISIATPSTQKPLVFGAMIHRDEAFEAIFTQYMKIMTTTKPPASTEL comes from the exons ATGGAACACCTGCATGAAAGAGAAG aggaggagctgaggaagcTGCGGGAAGAGACCAACGTGGACTCCCTGCGGCAGGAACTGGAGCGAGAGCGAAGCAAGAGGATAGACCTGGAGCAGAAGATGAATGAAGTGCTCAAATCCAG GCTGGAAGACTCTCCACCACAGCCCCCCCGAAAGCAGCAGTCACCTGCAAATAACGGAACAG cggacaaacagcagaaggagGTATGGAGTTCACGGCTGCAGAAGTGGCTATACGAACGCTTTGGGGTTTACATCGAAGACTTCCGCTTCCAGCCAGAGGAGAGTACCGTGGAGGCAGAGGAACCACTAAGTGCTAAAAG gttGACAGAAAATATGAGACGTCTCA AACGAGGAGCCAGACCTGTCACCAATTTCTTAAGGAACCTCTCTGCCTTATCTAATTGGCACTCCGTCTACACCTCAGCTATTGCCTTCATT ATCTATATGAATGCTGCTTGGCATGGCTGGGCCATTCCCATGCTCCTCTTCCTGGCTATCCTGCGCTTGTCCTTAAATTACCTCATCGCCAG AGGTTGGAGGATACAGTGGAGCATTGTGCCTGAGGTCTCTGAACCTATG GAGCCTCCAAAGGAAGACTTGACTGTGTCAGAGAAATTCCAGCTTGTACTTGATGTTGCACAGAAAGCACAG AACCTTTTTGGTAAGATGGCAGATGTCTTGGAGAAGATAAAAAA CCTGTTCATGTGGGTGCAGCCAGAGAGCACACGGAAACTCTACATCTGCTTATGGGTGGCTTTCATCACTTCCTGCGTCCTGCCATACAAATTAATGGGCTTCATGATTG GCCTGTACGCCGGCATCAAGTTCTTCATCATTGACTTCTTGTTTAAGAGCTGTCCAAAGCTGCGGGACAAATATGACACACCCTACAttgtgtggaaaagccttcccACTGACCCACAGCTCAAGGAGAGGACCAATGCCATCATGTCTCGACGG GTTCAGCCGGTGGTCTCTCGCAGCAGCCTCGCTACCGTTCCATGTGGAGTGAGCAGGGAAGAAGAGACGGGTCGCTCGCATAGCACCAAGAAGGGAGCCTTTCATGAGATCTTCAACCTGCCAGAGTCAGAGCGCCCTCTGGCGG TGTGTGAGAATGGCTGGAGGTGTTGCCTAATAAACAGAGACCGGAAGATGCCCACAGACTACATCAGGAATGGAGTGCTTTACGTCACAGAGAA ttACCTGTGCTTTGAGAGCTCCAGCTCCAGATCCAGCTCCTCCAAGAAGAATAAAGTTATCAAGCTGGTGGACATCACTGACATACAAAAG TACAAAGTGCTGTCAGTCCTACCAGGAAGTGGGATGGGCATTTCCATAGCTACCCCTTCCACTCAGAAG CCATTGGTGTTTGGAGCCATGATCCACAGAGACGAGGCTTTCGAGGCTATCTTCACACAGTACATGAAGATCATGACCACCACCAAACCACCGGCCAGCACAGAGCTCTAG
- the gramd4a gene encoding GRAM domain-containing protein 4 isoform X1 translates to MKLCYDLRAGVAVHHVKVKPRCAVLTMLKRLDKIRFRGPRTRDDFPDLAESPPASDNECSDDMQLKPRAALRDTEDLLRDPAGSGSPTMAAAIQDFQRSESDRLNEVKGHLEIALLEKHFLQEELRKLREETNVDSLRQELERERSKRIDLEQKMNEVLKSRLEDSPPQPPRKQQSPANNGTADKQQKEVWSSRLQKWLYERFGVYIEDFRFQPEESTVEAEEPLSAKRLTENMRRLKRGARPVTNFLRNLSALSNWHSVYTSAIAFIIYMNAAWHGWAIPMLLFLAILRLSLNYLIARGWRIQWSIVPEVSEPMEPPKEDLTVSEKFQLVLDVAQKAQNLFGKMADVLEKIKNLFMWVQPESTRKLYICLWVAFITSCVLPYKLMGFMIGLYAGIKFFIIDFLFKSCPKLRDKYDTPYIVWKSLPTDPQLKERTNAIMSRRVQPVVSRSSLATVPCGVSREEETGRSHSTKKGAFHEIFNLPESERPLAVCENGWRCCLINRDRKMPTDYIRNGVLYVTENYLCFESSSSRSSSSKKNKVIKLVDITDIQKYKVLSVLPGSGMGISIATPSTQKPLVFGAMIHRDEAFEAIFTQYMKIMTTTKPPASTEL, encoded by the exons ATGAAACTTTGCTACGATTTACGTGCTGG GGTTGCCGTCCACCATGTTAAGGTAAAGCCCAGGTGTGCGGTGTTGACCATGCTAAAGCGCCTGGACAAGATCCGCTTCCGAGGCCCCAGGACAAGAGACGACTTCCCAGATCTGGCTGAGTCGCCACCCGCCTCTGACAACGAATGTAGCGACGACATGCAGCTGAAACCCAGAGCAGCTCTACGAGACACAGAGGACCTCCTGAGAGACCCT GCAGGTTCAGGGTCTCCCACCATggctgcagccatccaggaCTTCCAGAGGTCAGAGTCCGACCGACTCAATGAAGTCAAAGGTCACCTGGAAATTGCCTTACTGGAGAAACATTTCCTAC aggaggagctgaggaagcTGCGGGAAGAGACCAACGTGGACTCCCTGCGGCAGGAACTGGAGCGAGAGCGAAGCAAGAGGATAGACCTGGAGCAGAAGATGAATGAAGTGCTCAAATCCAG GCTGGAAGACTCTCCACCACAGCCCCCCCGAAAGCAGCAGTCACCTGCAAATAACGGAACAG cggacaaacagcagaaggagGTATGGAGTTCACGGCTGCAGAAGTGGCTATACGAACGCTTTGGGGTTTACATCGAAGACTTCCGCTTCCAGCCAGAGGAGAGTACCGTGGAGGCAGAGGAACCACTAAGTGCTAAAAG gttGACAGAAAATATGAGACGTCTCA AACGAGGAGCCAGACCTGTCACCAATTTCTTAAGGAACCTCTCTGCCTTATCTAATTGGCACTCCGTCTACACCTCAGCTATTGCCTTCATT ATCTATATGAATGCTGCTTGGCATGGCTGGGCCATTCCCATGCTCCTCTTCCTGGCTATCCTGCGCTTGTCCTTAAATTACCTCATCGCCAG AGGTTGGAGGATACAGTGGAGCATTGTGCCTGAGGTCTCTGAACCTATG GAGCCTCCAAAGGAAGACTTGACTGTGTCAGAGAAATTCCAGCTTGTACTTGATGTTGCACAGAAAGCACAG AACCTTTTTGGTAAGATGGCAGATGTCTTGGAGAAGATAAAAAA CCTGTTCATGTGGGTGCAGCCAGAGAGCACACGGAAACTCTACATCTGCTTATGGGTGGCTTTCATCACTTCCTGCGTCCTGCCATACAAATTAATGGGCTTCATGATTG GCCTGTACGCCGGCATCAAGTTCTTCATCATTGACTTCTTGTTTAAGAGCTGTCCAAAGCTGCGGGACAAATATGACACACCCTACAttgtgtggaaaagccttcccACTGACCCACAGCTCAAGGAGAGGACCAATGCCATCATGTCTCGACGG GTTCAGCCGGTGGTCTCTCGCAGCAGCCTCGCTACCGTTCCATGTGGAGTGAGCAGGGAAGAAGAGACGGGTCGCTCGCATAGCACCAAGAAGGGAGCCTTTCATGAGATCTTCAACCTGCCAGAGTCAGAGCGCCCTCTGGCGG TGTGTGAGAATGGCTGGAGGTGTTGCCTAATAAACAGAGACCGGAAGATGCCCACAGACTACATCAGGAATGGAGTGCTTTACGTCACAGAGAA ttACCTGTGCTTTGAGAGCTCCAGCTCCAGATCCAGCTCCTCCAAGAAGAATAAAGTTATCAAGCTGGTGGACATCACTGACATACAAAAG TACAAAGTGCTGTCAGTCCTACCAGGAAGTGGGATGGGCATTTCCATAGCTACCCCTTCCACTCAGAAG CCATTGGTGTTTGGAGCCATGATCCACAGAGACGAGGCTTTCGAGGCTATCTTCACACAGTACATGAAGATCATGACCACCACCAAACCACCGGCCAGCACAGAGCTCTAG
- the gramd4a gene encoding GRAM domain-containing protein 4 isoform X2: protein MGLCRMEDCTFDSFELLYSGAVDKIKSRKSNLNLEEELRKLREETNVDSLRQELERERSKRIDLEQKMNEVLKSRLEDSPPQPPRKQQSPANNGTADKQQKEVWSSRLQKWLYERFGVYIEDFRFQPEESTVEAEEPLSAKRLTENMRRLKRGARPVTNFLRNLSALSNWHSVYTSAIAFIIYMNAAWHGWAIPMLLFLAILRLSLNYLIARGWRIQWSIVPEVSEPMEPPKEDLTVSEKFQLVLDVAQKAQNLFGKMADVLEKIKNLFMWVQPESTRKLYICLWVAFITSCVLPYKLMGFMIGLYAGIKFFIIDFLFKSCPKLRDKYDTPYIVWKSLPTDPQLKERTNAIMSRRVQPVVSRSSLATVPCGVSREEETGRSHSTKKGAFHEIFNLPESERPLAVCENGWRCCLINRDRKMPTDYIRNGVLYVTENYLCFESSSSRSSSSKKNKVIKLVDITDIQKYKVLSVLPGSGMGISIATPSTQKPLVFGAMIHRDEAFEAIFTQYMKIMTTTKPPASTEL from the exons ATGGGTTTGTGTAGGATGGAGGACTGCACCTTTGACAGCTTTGAGCTGCTTTACAGTGGAGCTGTCGATAAGATCAAAAGCCGTAAAAGTAACCTCAACCTTG aggaggagctgaggaagcTGCGGGAAGAGACCAACGTGGACTCCCTGCGGCAGGAACTGGAGCGAGAGCGAAGCAAGAGGATAGACCTGGAGCAGAAGATGAATGAAGTGCTCAAATCCAG GCTGGAAGACTCTCCACCACAGCCCCCCCGAAAGCAGCAGTCACCTGCAAATAACGGAACAG cggacaaacagcagaaggagGTATGGAGTTCACGGCTGCAGAAGTGGCTATACGAACGCTTTGGGGTTTACATCGAAGACTTCCGCTTCCAGCCAGAGGAGAGTACCGTGGAGGCAGAGGAACCACTAAGTGCTAAAAG gttGACAGAAAATATGAGACGTCTCA AACGAGGAGCCAGACCTGTCACCAATTTCTTAAGGAACCTCTCTGCCTTATCTAATTGGCACTCCGTCTACACCTCAGCTATTGCCTTCATT ATCTATATGAATGCTGCTTGGCATGGCTGGGCCATTCCCATGCTCCTCTTCCTGGCTATCCTGCGCTTGTCCTTAAATTACCTCATCGCCAG AGGTTGGAGGATACAGTGGAGCATTGTGCCTGAGGTCTCTGAACCTATG GAGCCTCCAAAGGAAGACTTGACTGTGTCAGAGAAATTCCAGCTTGTACTTGATGTTGCACAGAAAGCACAG AACCTTTTTGGTAAGATGGCAGATGTCTTGGAGAAGATAAAAAA CCTGTTCATGTGGGTGCAGCCAGAGAGCACACGGAAACTCTACATCTGCTTATGGGTGGCTTTCATCACTTCCTGCGTCCTGCCATACAAATTAATGGGCTTCATGATTG GCCTGTACGCCGGCATCAAGTTCTTCATCATTGACTTCTTGTTTAAGAGCTGTCCAAAGCTGCGGGACAAATATGACACACCCTACAttgtgtggaaaagccttcccACTGACCCACAGCTCAAGGAGAGGACCAATGCCATCATGTCTCGACGG GTTCAGCCGGTGGTCTCTCGCAGCAGCCTCGCTACCGTTCCATGTGGAGTGAGCAGGGAAGAAGAGACGGGTCGCTCGCATAGCACCAAGAAGGGAGCCTTTCATGAGATCTTCAACCTGCCAGAGTCAGAGCGCCCTCTGGCGG TGTGTGAGAATGGCTGGAGGTGTTGCCTAATAAACAGAGACCGGAAGATGCCCACAGACTACATCAGGAATGGAGTGCTTTACGTCACAGAGAA ttACCTGTGCTTTGAGAGCTCCAGCTCCAGATCCAGCTCCTCCAAGAAGAATAAAGTTATCAAGCTGGTGGACATCACTGACATACAAAAG TACAAAGTGCTGTCAGTCCTACCAGGAAGTGGGATGGGCATTTCCATAGCTACCCCTTCCACTCAGAAG CCATTGGTGTTTGGAGCCATGATCCACAGAGACGAGGCTTTCGAGGCTATCTTCACACAGTACATGAAGATCATGACCACCACCAAACCACCGGCCAGCACAGAGCTCTAG